The DNA sequence TGTAGGTAGCTCGCTAGGTTTTGAGACACGGCCTGTATGTGAGAGACTCTTGGGAGGATGGTTAAGTAATATCCGCAGGATTAAACCGGGGAGAGTTGTTTCCTGAACTCTTGGTGCGGTTTGTTGAAGGCCAGCCCTGTTGCAGCTCAGACAGGAAAAGGAAGACGGAAGTAGGGGAAGGGAAGAACATCGAAATGAAAGGAAAATATCGAGACAAATGACGTTCAACCATGGAAGTGTCGGAGACGCCAGCATCGCGCAACGAGGATAACGGTGCGATGAACAAccaatatatatttaattgaagCCTACCGTGTATAAATGTAGAGGGTTGTATTAGAAAAACACGATGCGCAGTTATTCCTGAATTGTTTCGGTTAAGTTAGTAAGTAATTGCCCGTTGAGCTCAGCTAGCAAACAAATGCATGTATTTAGCTGTCAAAGCTAATAATACATAGTGTAGTGAACTTAATTGATCATGGTTTTCTGTTGGTAAGAGACACTACAGCAAATCAGTGAAGTAGCAGAAATCaacaggtgtttttttttctttttcttttttcctactGCTAGAATTAATTTGGGACTTTTTGTCTAATTTGTTATTAGGTTTAAACTTAGTGACTGTTTTCCAGTCGGACTGGACATTGGATAAATCACATACCCATAGCTTAAATCTACTTTTGGCAAGTGCTTAATCCTTTGTACTTAGCTCTAATTTAATACAGATTTAACTTATGTAGAGCCCTGTATGTCACTGTTCTGTCATGCACCGGTTTTCATATTGTGCACCTGTTCACTTGAAATCTTGTATAATGTATTAAAGACAGTAAAGCAGAAAGGGACGGGTTGTTTAAGAGTTTCAAAAGTCCTTTTGTTTTTTCCCTTCAGTAGAAGATCTGCAGACCCAGATAATCGAGTGCCGAGCCCAGCTGGAACACTGGCAGGGTGTGGCTAGGATCTGTGAGTTTAGCAAACAGGAGGAGCTGCAGGAACTGCAAAAACAATTTGACCAGGAGGTTCAGTCATTGCAGGAGGCTCTGAGAGGTATCAGGAGTATTGATTGGCATTTGCATTACTGACAACACCTGATATTAAGATACGTTTCGAGTGATTCGATCACAAGTGATCAGCGCTAAAAACAGGTTCACTGAAAccacatacatacagtgcatccggaaagtattcacagcgcttcactttttccacattttgttatgttacagccttattccaaaattgattaaattcattattttcctcaattctacaaacaataccccataatgacaacgtgaaagaagtttgtttgaaatctttgcaaatttttttttttttcttaaatcacatgtacataagtattcacagcctttgctcaatactttgttgaagtacctttggcaccaattacagcctcatgtCTTTTTGAGTaagatgctacaagcttggcacacctatttttgggcagtttctcccattcttctttgcaggacctctcaagctccatcaggttgtatGGGGagtgttggtgcacagccattttcagatctctccagagatgttcaatcaggttcaagtctgggctctggctgggccactcaaggacattcacagagttgtcctggagccactcctttgttatcttggctgtgtgtttagggtcgttgtcctgttggaagatgaaccttcaccccagtctgaggtccagagcgctctggagcaggttttcatcaaggatgtctctgtacattgctgcattcatctttccctcgatcctgactagtctcccagttcctgccgctgaaaaacatccccacagcatgatgctgccaccaccatgcttcactgtagagatggtattggccaggtgatgagcggtgcctggtttcctccagacatgacgcttgccattcaggccaaagagttcaatctttgtttctcatggtctgagagtccttcaggtgccttttggcaaactccaggcaggctgtcatgtgccttttactgaggagtggcttccgtttggccactctaccatacaggcctgattggtggagtgctgcagagatggttgttcttctggaaggttctcctctctccacagagaaacgctggagctctgtcagagtgaccatcgggttcttggtcacctccctgactaaggcccttctcccccgatcgctcagtttggccaggcagccaactctaggaagagtcctggtggttccaaacttcttccatttacagatgatggaggccactgtgctcattttctgtacccttccccagatctgtgccttgatacagtcctgtctcggaggtctacagacaattccttggacttcatggtttggtttgtgctctgacatgcactgttaactgtgggaccttatatagacaggtgtgtgcctttccaaatcatgtccaatcaactgaatttaccacaggtggactccaatcaagttgtagaaacatctcgaggatgatcagtggaaacaggatgcacctgagctcaattttgagtgtcatggcaaaggctgtgaatacttatgtacatgtgattttttttttttttttcattttttttttttaataaatttgcaaagatttcaaacaaacttctttcgcgttgtcattatggtgtattgtttgtagaattttgaggaaaataatgaatttaatccattttggaataaggctgtaacataacaaaatatggaaaaagtgaagcgctgtgaatactttccggatgcactgttgGTAGTCAAAAACACGTGTGActacatcgcatttgaggtgtaaaggcTAATCTGTCCTGAATGTGTCCGGTGTTCtgtcaaagtctgtttccccttaggttaatgTTCCCCGTAGCgccattaaacatagggggaatagacttcgacactaacctaaggggaaacatacgGGGAACAGACTTAGACAGTgccattaaacatagggggaacagacttcaacactaacctaaggggaaacatacggggaacagacttcgacactaacctaaggggaaacacagggggaacagacttcgacactaacctaaggggaaacacagggggaacagactccgacactaacctaaggggaaacacaggggaacagacttcgaaactaacctaaggggaaacatagggggaacagactccgacactaacctaaggggaaacacagggggaacagactccgacactaacctaaggggaaacacagggggaacagactccgacactaacctaaggggaaacacagggggaacagacttcgacactaacctaaggggaaacacagggggaacagacttcgacactaacctaaggggaaacatagggggaacagactccgacactaacctaaggggaaacacagggggaacagacttcgacactaacctaaggggaaacatagggggaacagacttcgacactaacctaaggggaaacatagggggaacagacttcgacactaacctaagtggaaacacagggggaacagactttgacactaacctaaggggaaacatagggggaacagacttcgacactaacctaagcagaaacatagggggaacagactccgacactaacctaaggggaaacacagggggaacagacttcgacactaacctaaggggaaacatagggggaacagactccgACACTAACCTAAGTggaaacacagggggaacagacttcgacactaacctaaggggaaacacagggggaacagacttcgacactaacctaaggggaaacatagggggaacagacttcgacactaacctaaggggaaacacagggggaacagacttcgacagcgccattaaacatagggggaacagactctgacactaacctaaggggaaacatgggggaacagacttcgacactaacctaaggggaaacacaggggaaacagacttcgacagtgccattaaacatagggggaacagactccgacactaacctaaggggaaacatagggggaacagacttcgacactaacctaaggggaaacatagggggaacagacttcgacagcgccattaaacatagggggaacagactctgacactaacctaaggggaaacatgggggaacagacttcgacactaacctaacagacttcaacactaacctaaggggaaacacgggggaacagacttcgacagcgccattaaacatagggggaacagtctccgacactaacctaaggggaaacacagggcgaacagacttcgacactaacctaaggggaaacatagggcgAACAGACTTTGACAGAACACCGGTACAGCAGTGAaccaccacccctcacctgtcaatcaaccgctgcatttaaactttgccggtttcGAGAGACTTTAAAtggaaataaccatctgatcggtAAATttgaaaaagtgtatatatacacaagcaCGAAAACTTCACAGattttcagtgtgtctgatatcaaaaaGCTgagacacagatgacaagcacagacatctgaagctcctttaatacaggtactccactaaaataatggtgAATGCTGTTAGAAATGTTTGTGCTTGGatcaaatttcagctgcatctgggagaaaaagCATGCTGTTTTTGTTCAtggtttctttgtcttttatgacttttttgcagtttactatcatgcagtaacacactaacaTGTACACTGatgtacactcaccgagcactttattaggtacacctacttatgcatgcgattatctaatcagtcaatcctgtggcagcagtgcagtgcataaagtcatgcagatacatgccaggagcttcagttaatgttcacataaaccatcagaatggggaaaaaatgtgatctcagtgatttagactgtggcacgattgttggtgccagacgggctggtttgagtatttctgtaattgctgatctcctgggattttcatgcacagtctctagagtttactcagaatggtgccaaaaacaaaaaacatccagtgagcggcagttctgcggatggaagcgccttgttgatgagagaggtcagcggagaatggccagactggtttgagctgacagacaTTCTACGGTAACacatgtacaattgtagtgagcagaatagcatctcagaatgcacagcatgtcaaaccttgaggcggatgggctacaacagcagaagaccatgttgggcactttattaggaccataatgttcctaataaagtgctcggtaagtgtatgttgtcatgaaatcagagacactCCCTTTGAAATTCAAACAcatgtggtcacaggagatgcatttgagatgcatcttaaaaccaggtgGAAACCGGGCCAAAGAAGTTGAAGTAGTAGAGAATTAGTTTCATTTTTACTCTTTTGCGGATCTAAATCCTCTCACATCCTGTTCTTCTGTGTTTTGCTGCTTTAGAAACAGCTGCTCAGTATGAGGCCAGAATATCTGCTCTTCAGTCAGAGCGAGCGCAGTGGAGGAGAGCCGCTCTGCCCCATGACGGCAAGGTTTGTGTGCCATgtctccatctctctttctcattctttttCGCACCAGTCTCACACGGAATTTGTGCCCACATAGCTCCAGAAATCGAACACTTGTTATGCACCAAGTTCTACTTCAGATAATCTCTTATTCCCTTCCTCAATTCTCACTTCTCATTGTGCATGCAGAGATATGTTAAAAAGGGCAAGGTGGAGGGTACCTCTCCTCCCACTGAGGGACCACAGGGCAACTCTTCTCCCCCGCGGGGGGCTGAATCTGAGGGCTCCGGGTCAGactctgatccactggaattgttgGCAGAGGTGTCAGATTCAGAGACCACAGGCCTTATGATGGACTACTTCCCCCAGCACTGCGACTCTGTCTCACTCTCATCCTTCTCTTTGGACACCCCCTCTTTGCCCAGGCATCTACCCCCTCAGGATGACACTGCCTCCCTGATTTCTACAAGAACGCTGGTGCCTGAAGCGATTTACCTGCCACCACCCAGCCACAGACTGGTCAGTCATGCCGACTGGAACCAACTGCAAGCACAGGTTTGTATATTCAACTTCAGCTGAAGTCTTCAAGCCTATTGTTTGTTGTAGTCAGTGAGGTCATTGAGACTACTGAGGGCAATGTCATTATGTCATCTATCAACTAACCTGTTAATGTGGCTATGTGGCATTTTCAGCTTAAAGAGTTTCAGGAGGAGGTGACAGAGCTTAGAAAGCAGAAAGCTGAGCTGGAGAAAGAATTGGATGTGCAATCCACAGAGACTCAAAAACAGGTACAGAAACTCTGTTAAACAAAGCAAAGAGCCAGCTCGTGATCAGCTCAGGCTTGTTTGAGTTCCTGTATTTTACCACAAAGGTTAAATTAAAAAACTGATTTGCAACCTCTGAATACTggtgaacattttattttgaccgtgataaataatgataaatttTCTAAGTATGTTACACAACTACTGGCAATATGAGCTAATGAGGTTTTCAGACCAAAACATCCAATGTAGCTTCCTTGCTTTGATCAAGACCCAGAGCGAGCACATCTTCAAATGGTTCCTTGCAAAGAACAGTTTTGAAGTTgttgatgtgtttgtgtgcatgttttttcAGTTGTCAGTGCTTCAGTCTCAGGTGCACACATCTGAGGCCCTTCTTCAAGACCTACAGAAATCTTTTAGCCAATCTCAGAGTGCCGTTCAGAGCAGATTGGTGAGTAGCAAATAAATGCTCTTGCCAACTGGCTGCATTAGTCTTCTAACTCTGTGAGCTAATAACAAGAGGCCTAATGTGACCTCAAAAAAATTATGTATCTTTAACATGTATCTTTGCATTTTTGTtagaggtagacagatatatCGGTTTAACCGATTAAtcatgccgatagttgctttttggaaccatCGCCTGTTgtcaataatatatttttatatgctaTAAGATGCTTTATttggtaaatacataaatatagatAATTTTAAAGGAGTCAAGTCTCCATTTCTAAATAAGAGTACCttttgtgttttgggcttgtttatagttaaaagtcccatgttatgcaccgtattttaattttattcagaatcagaatgagctttattgccaagtatgcttacacatacaaggaatttgtctttttgacagaagcttccagtgcacaaacaatacaacaacaagacagagataataaaaatatagaataaaaataaaaagcgattTCTGGTTATTGTTGGGATTTTGGtcgaacaataaactgcatctaggattttattcatttaagactcttgtagcctctgtgtctgagccTGTCATAGTAACAAAATAActttctataatttttttaaaacattctataatttaaaaac is a window from the Myxocyprinus asiaticus isolate MX2 ecotype Aquarium Trade chromosome 13, UBuf_Myxa_2, whole genome shotgun sequence genome containing:
- the LOC127450554 gene encoding rab GTPase-binding effector protein 2-like produces the protein MEVSETPASRNEDNVEDLQTQIIECRAQLEHWQGVARICEFSKQEELQELQKQFDQEVQSLQEALRETAAQYEARISALQSERAQWRRAALPHDGKRYVKKGKVEGTSPPTEGPQGNSSPPRGAESEGSGSDSDPLELLAEVSDSETTGLMMDYFPQHCDSVSLSSFSLDTPSLPRHLPPQDDTASLISTRTLVPEAIYLPPPSHRLVSHADWNQLQAQLKEFQEEVTELRKQKAELEKELDVQSTETQKQLSVLQSQVHTSEALLQDLQKSFSQSQSAVQSRLAELSYSQKRVCNELSKLKGEDPEVDEGTEDALAPLSPTLQAAHCEERLRIEIVNLQEQLETHTEESEILEVKLASLKVETDRIQNQKEKLEARLHECRTEVQGLRVALSHLQKENKAHLQEKTQLQQQCLELRSQVISLRTQLDTSQAVQKDFVQLSQSLQVKLEQIRQAESLNQVKQILGEEIEDDPDSPADAT